gatcgggtcaaaggtcaaaggtcatgaacaggtcaaaatctttcgcagaactcaaagagtattgaaccgaatcgcatgaaatttggtgggatgattgtttattatccggggaccagttgattagatttttggatcgatcgggtcaaaggtcatgaacaggtcaaaatctttcgcagaactcaaaaagtattgaaccgaatcgcatgaaatttggtgggatgattgtttattatccggggaccagttgacaagattttgggatcgatcgggtcaaaggtcaaggtcaaaggtcatgaacaggtcaaaatgttcttgaatcgcatgaaatttggtgggatgattggttattatccggggaccatttgattagattttgggatcaatcgggtcaaaggtcaaggtcatggaaaggtcaaactctttttttaccatagcgcgatacatttttgtccaattggcatgcaactaatgccaaaatgttcataattctatgcccaatcttgtgatatgcgaaggtatgcgctctaccgagtgcccattctagttataattGTTATGCCATAATATATGGCAAATTATGCTTTTTATGCCTTTTCTATGACAAATTATAATTTGTATGCCATTTTAAAAGACAAATTATGCTTTTCATGCTATTGTCTATGACATTATGCTTTTTTATGCCTTTTCTATGACAAATTATGATTTGTATGCCATTTTAAAAGACAAATTATGCTTTTCATGCTATTTTTTATGACATTATGCTTTTTATGCCTTTTCTATGACAAATTAGGATTTTAATGCCATTTTCAATgactaattataattattatgccATAATATATGGCAAATTGTGCTTTTTATGCCTTTTCTATCACAAATTTTGATTTGTATGCCATTTTAAAAGACAAATTATGCTTTTCATGCTATTGTCTATGACATTATGCTTTTTTATGCATTTTCTATGACAAATTATGATTTGTATGCCATTTTAAACGACAAATTATGCTTTTCATGCTATTTTTTATGACATTATGCTTTTTATGCCTTTTCTATGACAAATTAGGATTTTAATGCCATTTTCAATGACTAATTATAATTGTTATGCCATAATATATGGCAAATTATGCTTTTTATGCCTTTTCTATGACAAATTATGATTTGTATGCCATTTTAAAAGACAAATTATGCTTTTCATGCTATTTTCTATAACATTATGCTTTTTATGCCTTTTCTATGACAAATTATGATTTGTATGCCATTTTAAACGACAAATTATGCTTTTCATGCTATTTTTTATGACATTATGCTTTTTATGCCTTTTCTATGACAAATTAGGATTTTAATGCCATTTTCAATGACTAATTATAATTGTTATGCCATAATATATGGCAAATTATGCTTTTTATGCCTTTTCTATGACAAATTATGATTTGTATGCCATTTTTAAAGACAAATTATGCTTTTCATGCTATTTTCAATGACATTATGCTTGTTATGCCTTTTCTATGACAAATTATGATTTGTATGCCAttttaaaagacaaattaaGCTTTTAATGCTGTTTTCTATGACAAATTATTCTTTTCATGCCATAGAATATTTGTATTCCTTGGCTTTTTGCCTTATGTTGTAATATGCTTGAAGCCGTTCAGCATATTTAAATACTCGATGGActaatattcattatttaaaagccCCGTAAATTGAATCCAAGCGCCAACTAAATAAAAGttaattaacaaataaataaacgagTGCTCTTTGGAGAAGTACTGATAATAACttcatttatatagcacctttaaaaacagagtttacaaagtgctctacagagaatcaaggccaAAAAAATGGAAtcgtaaaatacaaaataaagaccaaaagacaaactaaattagggggaccaaactgcataaaaggacgacgtcACTTAAAAgcagttctataaaaatgggttttaagaagtgtttGATGTACAGCTGCTTACCTGTATGACCAGGACACACATGGCGATGGTTCCCAGaaggtgtttgttgttgtccagCCAATCCTCCACCTTGTCATAGCAGCCCTGTGGACACAATGAGTACTGCACATCAGAACGGATCCAGATGAAGTCCAAGACTAAAGGCTGTTGTGGTTTTAATGTAAAGTTCaacaaacaacattaaaaaaattatgttcACAAATTTCAAAAAATATTCACTGATGATTTGTAAGGACttgacaaataaataatactttGAAAGTGATGatctatgtaaatatatacacaaatataaaaaaatatatatattatataaatatatataataatataatatatatatttattctatatatgtattatataaaatatatttacatattttacataatatatatattatataatacatatattttatacaatatacatatatatatattttgtagctTTATAAACAGTAAACAAACATCAGAGTGGTAACAACCACTTGAGAGCGTTAGCATGACGGCTTCGTGAGCGCACTGACCTGCGTCCAGAAGGTGTTGGAGGCGTTGCGTCCGCATCCCGGGAAAACCTGCTGGCAGCAGCGGTCGGGGACCACGTTGTCGTGCAGCGCGGCGTACCAGTCGTTGTGGTTGGTCACGCCACAACATCGccactaggggggggggggggtaaatgtgtgaatacatgaacactTTGCAGGGATTGAGGGTGATTTTCCTGCGTTGGTAATGTACCTCTCCCTGGATGGCGTTCCAGGCGTCCCTCAGCCCGGCGTTGCTCTCCGTGTTGTACAGCACGAGTCCTTCTTTCAGGTCCCGTCTGGCATTTGCGCTCACCTGGACCAACGGGAGACGAagaggtgcatcatgggacataAGAGTCGGTGACTCAAGCACagcaggtgggggggggatcaTCGATGAATACGACTTGTCTTTTTACTCGCCGTTACCATGTCGGTGTAGACGAAGaacaggatgaggaggatgagttCGGCCAAGAGGATGACCAACAGAACGATGAAGAACTGAAAACACGTCACATTAAAAGGGTTCAACATGAGCAGAAACATGCAGGATACCATACATGTTGCATTCATATcaatgcaaaacaaacaaatatgacattactacttaaaaacattaatttcaGCTATTAGACGTAAATTACAAAGCTTGGGGTTTGGTGAtggaccctgaacacaactgcagtaaagttaaatatatatacaatactgAGACACCATAAGTGgctcaaacatttaaaattcaAACACAAATCCTGACAGAATACACTCAGACGACGCCACGAGGGATGCATGATGGGTAGTGTAGTTTTTTCCCTCACACTCAGCAGAAGGCACTTGTTCTCCTTGATGGCCCCCAAGCAACCCAGGAAGCCCGTCACCATGATGACGGTGCCGAGGCTGATGATGAGGTTGGCGGCGGAGATCGACGGGAAGGAGGGCGACAGGGTGGCGAAGCGGCCCTGAGACACCGACAGCCACACGCCCACGCCCAACAAGCCACACCCACCCAGCTGAAAGACAAGCGGTCAGGGATCTCAGAGACTTCCTGCGGATGCGACGATAATTAAACGATTTGGTTGGTACGCCGATCCCGCTGCCGATGGATGTTAATGAAGTTTCTGACAGATGATGTGTGGCAAAGTTACCCAGAAGAGCAGGTTGAAGAGGAACAGCATGTATTTAACGCAGCAGATGCAACCACGAGCCATGATGGAGTCGAAACGGGCActgcaataaataataaaggataAAAAGTGATAGAAACAATATTCAATTTCAAATGAAAGACTATCGGAACGATTAAGTCTGGCAGTTCATTTAAATCACTTTCAAATGCATTGTTACTGTCTGCAGGTCAGACATTGTTCAGGGATAACGCCATAACTTGAAGCAAGAATTTAAAACaagtatttactttattttaatggTAAAATAACGCCTCATCTCTCAGGATTTTTACATTCTACTTGTTCTTTTATCAGTTTTTCTCTTTCCATCTAGATTTGTATGCACCAAAATACCAACAAGTTCCTCTTGGTGAAAAGCTACAATAAAGTTAAATTAAATACCTTTTAACCACCTTATTTAGTTGTAATATCAGTAATGCACAGGATATAGGAGCGGGCTTCTATACACTATCAATTCTCAATGTTATTGCACAATTCCTTGTTATTTTTTTGGCATCTTAATCTATTGGAGGTTGTTTGTGTCACCCTGAACTCAAACCAGACGTCCAGCCATAGGTCATCGACCTCCACGTCACACTCGCTGTAAACAATTTGTAAACTACACAAATGCAACCCGGAGATCAAACTCACCACTTCAACTAGCAGGAGaacggaggagctggagttagGTACCTGCAACACAGAAGTGTGCACGGACATTTGCACTATAATGTGTATTGTGTACAACGATGCACAAGACACACCTCGTGTGTGTTAAGTGTTTCTTTAGGTCTACACAATGCAAAACACAGGGCTGGAAACTTGACATTACTCATAGTCATAAATGTGCAATAAGATATTAAAATACTGTAGCtgaggtttatttattttgtcaataATGGATTGAAACTAACACTTATCTTTATCAGTATTAATCTGCTGGTTATTTTCTTGGATTAGTGGTTTGTAGGTAAGAGTGAACACATGAAAGCTATAACTATAACATGACTGCATGGCAAGAAAACAACAGCTTCACACGATGCGTTCAagactgtttgttattgtcggAAAAGACAGTCTTGCAAGTAAAAGAGTTGGACTTTTAGATGaagaagtaaataaatataaagacaaTATGTAttaattgttatatatatatatatatatataaatgaatacatattgtatttatatttatatatataaataatatatatatatatgtgtaaataaataaaacatatatatatatataaataaataacactttaaataaataaatagttaacGTTTACGTTAATTTTAGCTTCTTTGAAGACATTAGCTTAAATTAACTAATTTAACTAGACTGCTTACTTCCTTAATGCGCCATAAAATACAACTTGTTCTCCGGAAAGCTGCTCAATCTGCCATTTTTAAAGTGTAATTATCAATAGCAAAACATCCTCTTTCTCCTCGGTCTCGACGTGACGTCACGGGACCgaacttcattttttttcttcttcttctccccccctaAAAAGTGCGTTAAAAACTGTTACAAGATTAATAAAAAGACGATATATAAATCGCGTTTAACTTTTCGTTCGTGACAAAAGACACGTTCACCGTAAGCGTCCGAGGACCGCGACGGTTCCCCCTGAAGGCTGAGGCCGTGATTGTGTTCACGTCgcagggggagaagaagaagaagaacaaggggGACGGTTAGTTCGGTCTCGCGCTACCAACCGTTGGCTCATGAACTCATCTCCACCGCGACGTCTCGAGTCAGCCGTTGGAAAGGATGTCGCATGCCGCCTCACAGCATCTCCCTCCGCGGTAAAAATTAGAGTCCAGCGGGTCGTTAAACGGCCGTTAAGTCGGCTCTGAAGTTTCGTCGATGgctggagagcaggaggaggaggaggaagaggagaagggggcggagcccagCGGGGGACGGACCCGGGGTGAAGGCGTGTCTCTCCGGGGACCGGCCGGGCAATGACCCGACCTGGATGTTAAACTAAAAATATACTGAAAAGCTGATTATTTTTCTCCCTTAATCGATTTAacctttggtttaaaaaaataaaaaataattgtaaGAGATGCATTCTTTcacattgtgtgttttgttaaaaacctcaaatttattaaaagataaataaaaattagGAAAATAAAGTTAATCCTCACATGGAAAAATGACCAACATAATTGCCAACACATTTTTGATGAATAATTTCAGCTCTACTTGTAtccaatatactgtatataagtaTACACCTGGCtgtcacacatatacacacacaaatcccaaaGTCAAATAGGACTTTAATAATGGTTAATcattataacattaatataaatagataACCCTGAACAACAAATATACgaataaaaattacaaaacatacaaaaacaaacaaacattaaaagCAGGTTTCTCCTTCAGTGGCCTTCCTTGAGCTTCCGTGGCGTTAAAGCAggagtgtgtgtttcctgtttattCTAGCAGGAAAAAGACATTGTCCAGTTTTTTCCCAGCGTAAAATGTTTTCCAGTGAAAACGGAGGTCTGTGTTGATGCCACCTCACAGTaaagagcgaggaggaggagggcgaaggACACACCGGGAAGAGGAGGGCAGTGAGCGACATCGTGTTCATCCCAGGACCCACCGATCACACTGAGAGTTCAGCTGCACCGACTCGCAGCGGTCCCCCCCCTCGCGCTGGAAGACACAAGACATCAACGGTGTTAAATCTATTAAATCAATGATCAatgatttagtttgtctgttttttatttttagatatatttttaaatgttatatttgtttcttactattccatttgttttgccttgactctctgtagagcactttgtaaacattgttgttaaaggtgctatataaataaagttattattattattattattattataatgatttcagtgttttgttttgttttcattttaaggtcttttttatttttcttcaagttatttatttgatatttactGCTTATGTGATTTAATTGAACTCAATTTAACTATTCAGTCCTTCCATCCCTCctcgtggagtgtgtgtgtaaaaatacATGTGGGATGTGTGGGTGGGAATGccatgtgggtgtgtatgtggatatgaatggttgtgtgtgtgtgtgtgtgtctgtgggggggTATTTGTAGAGGTAGATGTGTGTGGAGATTGGTATTTCTACTCGCTGTGGGCTGGATTATACTGATGCTACTGTTTTGAAAGtatgctgtttgttttgttgtgtttatttatttaattgctccgtttagtttaaaaaaaaaaaaattattttcaaaaatcTTCTTGATTGATCGCCCTGGTCTCCAGAATCCTAATGACCTTTAGTGACCTTGTGCACGCCTGGCCAACTTGCCGTAAAAAACAAAGTTCACCGAGTCCCACCTTGTTGGCGATGGCCCTCAGTTTCCCCAGCAGCGAGGGCTTCTTGGTGTAGACCAAGTCgtcctcaggctcctccccttctgCCAGGGCGCAGCTGTCTGCAGCCGGCAGCTCACACTCCTTGTTGCCGGACATCACCAGCCGCGAGTACTTATACTCCAGTCTGAGCACACAGACCACAGGGGAGCGTGTTATTAGGACGGAGAcgacatcgtgtgtgtgtgtgtgtgtgtgtgtgtgtgtgtgtgtgtgtgtgtgtgtgtgtgtggtgctcagAGGGAGATACACCAACACTTCTTTAAACGGAAGAAGATTCATGACAATAGTTTCATGCTAAAAACTATTAATGCTTTTAAAAGAGATTTCAAAcgaccctcttcttctttttcttcttctgtctccgtcttcttctgtctccttctccttcttcttcttctgtctccttcttcttctgtctccttctccttcttctgtctccttcttcctcttcttctgtctccttctccttcttcttcttctgtctccttcttcctcttcttctgtctccgtcttcttctttttcttcatctccttcttcctcttcttctgtctccttcttcttctgtctccttctccatcttcttcttccgtctccttctccttcttcttcttctgtctccttcttcctcttcttctgtctccttctccttcttctgtctccttcttcctcttcttctgtctccttcttctgtctccttcttcctcttcttctgtctccttctccttcttcttcttctctctccttcttcctcttcttctgtctccgtcttcttctttttcttcatctccttcttcctcttcttctgtctccttctccttcttctgtctccttctccttcttcttcttctgtctccttcttcctcttcttcttcttcttcttcatctccttcttcctcttcttcatctccttcttcctcttcttctgtctccttcttcttcatctccttcttcctcttcttctgtctccttctccttctccttcttcttcttcttcttcttcttctgtctccttattattattctgtctccttctttttctgtcTCCTTCTAACACAACTGGATGTTTCTGATCGTGTAAATGAAACAGTCGGTGACGTCTCCTACTTTAAACAACAATGCAACGCTGATCCTAATGAGCGCGTTGCCTCGTGGTTACATTTGTGGTGGTTTGCCTCTCAcctcttgtttttcttccagaAATAGCAGGTGAGGGAGACGAGGAGCACGGCGACGaaggctccgcccccgacgccGATCTTCAGCCACAGAGCGATGGCCTCGCACGGCGAGGAGCTCCTGGGAGGCAGCGGCGCCGTGGGTGCACAGCTTGGGCTCGTTCCACATGAACAGAGTCtcctggagggagaggaggagaaaacgaTAGTTTCTCTTTTGGTTCGGGACGAAAAATTCACAATATAAATTTAGTTTTAGTCTTGttttaaatactaaaaactttATTCTACCACCACGTTTCAGTTTGGATGTTATTTGCTAATTTAGtcccgtttatttatttttataaaaaaatttttaatgaTAAAGATGACGTGGTTATTGGAAACAAGTCTGCAGCCACGTTAGCTGCCCgctaacgtaaacatgtaccgCTAACGTAAACGTGCTAAAATGGTGTGTTATTAAATTAGATgagattttactttattcatacCCAGGGAGAaattactttttataaatatataataaaatacaataaaatatgagGACATATCATATTTAAGATTTTAAACGaagcaaaaaaattaaaatgtaaaaaatatctaatcaacaaaaaaaataaaaaatatatatataataaaataaaataaaatatgaggaCATATCACatttatgaatttaaataataaaggaaatgaaaatgtaaatgtgggacCGGCGTGTCACCTGGACGCCGCTCTTGCACGCTCCCTCTATCCGGTGGTAGTCGTCCCGGGCGCAGCGCGGACAGCCGGCGGCGCTCTCCCACAGGAAGTGAAACGTGCATCCGTCGCATGTTCCCGCCGGACAGGAGCTGCACCGACAGAC
This is a stretch of genomic DNA from Pseudoliparis swirei isolate HS2019 ecotype Mariana Trench chromosome 10, NWPU_hadal_v1, whole genome shotgun sequence. It encodes these proteins:
- the LOC130200426 gene encoding tetraspanin-9, with amino-acid sequence MARGCICCVKYMLFLFNLLFWLGGCGLLGVGVWLSVSQGRFATLSPSFPSISAANLIISLGTVIMVTGFLGCLGAIKENKCLLLSFFIVLLVILLAELILLILFFVYTDMVSANARRDLKEGLVLYNTESNAGLRDAWNAIQGEWRCCGVTNHNDWYAALHDNVVPDRCCQQVFPGCGRNASNTFWTQGCYDKVEDWLDNNKHLLGTIAMCVLVIQLLGMAFSMTLYQQIHRAGKKYEA